One genomic region from Torulaspora delbrueckii CBS 1146 chromosome 4, complete genome encodes:
- the TIM54 gene encoding Tim22-complex subunit TIM54 (similar to Saccharomyces cerevisiae TIM54 (YJL054W); ancestral locus Anc_1.328) gives MSDSGSQAKKPKPGFTNPAFKAMGIPPLKLPSRNWMIFWSVLTVSVSGIVYDKHRQKQIRNHYKDIVEPLASGNLEVNTKPRKITVFIAPPPSDYLDTSLKVWKRYVKPILYYAGLDYEVIEEEKQGVIRTEVANRIREVRKQLRELASGKQDGENAQRLASQDQDEFDPELAKKYKSEFDFRDAIGIFYKTSKPQIIYEDSQNPDPSLAGGIICLGRGAYKEYITGLHEGLLGPLDPPASVEPKVEETQVEEPKVENMQGTDLKVENAQGEDLKENVQDEKEGEKDDKEEETKDEKVLKPFITSDNYSEADIPQELQFQRGLFIKDPSTGIPILPHQAILMIPIPNLIGFLNIPERIYRFYQKRFYAEAVCSAVTDVVEQKNIRPYHSPQDLALGAEEEDWPKSWVKEGLKRKSEWTAELKDDPRVTELLTVYNKGKEEPEK, from the coding sequence ATGTCTGATTCGGGGTCTCAGGCTAAGAAGCCCAAGCCAGGGTTCACCAATCCTGCTTTCAAGGCGATGGGTATACCGCCTTTGAAGTTGCCATCGCGGAATTGGATGATCTTTTGGTCAGTGCTCACTGTGTCAGTCTCTGGTATAGTATACGATAAACACAGGCAAAAGCAGATTAGAAACCATTACAAGGATATCGTAGAACCTTTGGCGTCTGGGAATTTGGAAGTTAACACgaaaccaagaaagattacTGTCTTTATCGCACCTCCACCTAGCGATTACTTGGATACATCTCTAAAAGTATGGAAGCGATACGTCAAGCCTATATTATACTATGCTGGCTTAGACTACGAAgtgattgaagaagagaagcaGGGTGTAATAAGAACAGAAGTTGCCAATAGGATAAGAGAAGTGAGAAAACAGTTACGAGAGCTCGCTTCGGGGAAGCAAGATGGGGAAAATGCACAACGTCTTGCATCGCAGGACCAGGATGAGTTTGATCCAGAGTTAGCAAAGAAATACAAAAGCGAGTTTGATTTTAGAGACGCAATTGGCATTTTTTACAAGACTTCTAAACCACAAATAATCTATGAGGACTCTCAGAACCCTGATCCATCGCTAGCTGGAGGCATCATTTGCCTAGGGAGAGGTGCATATAAAGAGTATATTACCGGGTTGCATGAGGGTTTGTTAGGACCATTGGATCCACCGGCGTCTGTTGAACcaaaggttgaagaaacacaggttgaagaaccaaaagTCGAAAATATGCAAGGCACAGATCTAAAGGTCGAGAATGCGCAAGGTGAAGATCTAAAGGAGAATGTGCAAGATGAGAAGGAGGGCGAAAAAGACGATAAGGAGGAAGAGACTAAGGACGAAAAGGTACTGAAGCCATTCATAACGTCCGACAATTACTCGGAGGCTGATATCCCCCAGGAACTTCAATTCCAGCGTGGCTTGTTTATCAAGGACCCTTCGACTGGCATCCCAATACTGCCTCATCAAGCGATTCTTATGATACCGATTCCGAATTTGATTGGTTTTCTCAATATTCCTGAGAGAATATACAGATTTTACCAAAAAAGATTCTATGCCGAAGCAGTGTGTTCAGCAGTAACAGATGTGGTTGAACAAAAGAACATCAGGCCCTACCATTCTCCCCAAGATTTAGCTCTTGGCGccgaggaagaagattggCCCAAAAGCTGGGTTAAAGAAGgcttgaagaggaaaagcGAGTGGACAGCggaattgaaagatgatccaAGAGTAACTGAATTATTAACGGTCTACAATAAGGGCAAAGAAGAGCCTGAAAAGTAG
- the LOG1 gene encoding Log1p (similar to Saccharomyces cerevisiae YJL055W; ancestral locus Anc_1.327), which translates to MTAGINSVCVYCGSSFGNDSNYSDQAKKLGKLFHKLGWRLVYGGGSTGLMGTIASSAMGPDCDGKVLGIIPNALVSKERDSGDDDDVNAKLKESVDNHRGATPISSKYGETCVVPDMHTRKRKMAEESDAYVAMPGGYGTLEEIMECITWSQLGIHGKPIVLFNIDGFYDSLLNFIKHAIDEGFISKKNGLIIQVATTPEEVVEKIAHYVVPDGRFNLAWDDEGKQQK; encoded by the coding sequence ATGACAGCTGGTATTAATAGCGTATGTGTTTACTGCGGTTCAAGTTTTGGCAACGATTCTAATTACTCGGATCAGGCTAAAAAGCTGGGAAAGTTGTTTCATAAGCTAGGTTGGAGACTTGTGTATGGTGGGGGTAGTACTGGACTGATGGGAACAATTGCTAGTTCCGCTATGGGACCCGATTGCGATGGGAAAGTGCTTGGAATTATACCTAATGCATTGGTGTCTAAGGAGAGAGACTcaggtgatgatgatgatgtcAACGCTAAGTTGAAGGAGTCTGTGGATAATCATAGAGGAGCTACTCCGATCTCTTCCAAGTATGGTGAGACTTGTGTTGTTCCTGATATGCATACAAGGAAGCGTAAGATGGCTGAAGAAAGCGATGCGTACGTGGCGATGCCTGGAGGTTATGGtactttggaagagattatGGAATGTATCACTTGGTCTCAGTTAGGTATCCATGGTAAGCCAATTGTGCTGTTCAACATCGATGGGTTTTACGACAGTCTGttaaacttcatcaagcaTGCCATTGATGAAGGCTTCATAAGTAAGAAAAACGGATTGATTATCCAAGTGGCTACTACtcctgaagaagttgttgaaaagattgcTCACTATGTGGTTCCCGACGGGAGATTTAACTTGGCTTGGGATGACGAGGGAAAGCAACAAAAGTGA
- the MTR4 gene encoding ATP-dependent RNA helicase MTR4 (similar to Saccharomyces cerevisiae MTR4 (YJL050W); ancestral locus Anc_1.332), with product MDGEDLFDVFNEDTSNAPETPLEEVEKVDDTPVQDGSDKKRQLNDEESSSDNKTAEETDNKRKKQERKLIDEKKKKSTLVPVVTDAFEQEASREVNASAGLMNAATTQADEDGKVKLSHQVRHQVALPPNFDYKPIGEHKRQNEARTYPFTLDPFQDTAISCIDRGESVLVSAHTSAGKTVVAEYAIAQSLREKQRVIYTSPIKALSNQKYRELLAEFGDVGLMTGDITINPDAGCLVMTTEILRSMLYRGSEVMREVAWVVFDEVHYMRDKERGVVWEETIILLPDKVHYVFLSATIPNAMEFAEWICKIHVQPCHIVYTDFRPTPLQHYLFPAHGEGIYLVVDEKSTFREENFQKAMASISNQSGDDPNSVDSRGKKGQSFKGGAAKGDAKGDIYKIVKMIWKRKYNPVIVFSFSKRDCEELALKMSKLDFNSDDEKDALTKIFNNAIALLPEVDRELPQIKHILPLLRRGIGIHHSGLLPILKEVIEILFQEGFLKVLFATETFSIGLNMPAKTVVFTSVRKWDGQQFRWVSGGEYIQMSGRAGRRGLDDRGIVIMMIDEKMEPQVAKGMVKGQADRLDSAFHLGYNMILNLMRVEGISPEFMLENSFFQFQNIVSVPAMEKKLIELQTEADKIEIEDEDNVKEFYEIRQTLDGYNEDVRHVITHPANILSFLQPGRMVEVMVDNKDTYGWAVVVDFAKRMSKRDPSAEYTDHESYIVNVVVNTMYADSPLNLIKPFNPRFPEGIRPALEGEKTVCAIIPITLESIRRVGNLRLFMPKDIKASGQKEVVGKSLQEVARRFPDGIPLIDPVRNMKIEDDDFTKLLKKVEVLEKKLFSNPLAESVRLKELYENFSRKRALIDETKQLKHKISESQAVIQLDDLRRRKRVLRRLGFCTQSDIIELKGRVACEISSGDELLLTELIFNGNFNDLTPQQAAALLSCFAFQERCKEAPRLKPELAEPLKAMREAAAKIAKIMKDSKIEVVEKDYVESFRHELMEVVYEWCKGASFTQICKMTDVYEGSLIRMFKRLEELVKELVDVANTIGNSALKEKMEAVLNLIHRDIVSAGSLYL from the coding sequence ATGGATGGAGAGGATTTATTTGATGTCTTCAATGAGGACACTTCGAATGCTCCAGAAActcctttggaagaagtaGAAAAGGTAGATGATACTCCTGTTCAAGATGGAAGCGACAAGAAACGTCAAttaaatgatgaagagtcTAGTTCAGATAATAAAACGGCAGAGGAAACTGACAataagagaaagaaacaagaGAGGAAACTTATtgacgagaagaagaaaaaatctaCTTTAGTGCCTGTGGTCACTGATGCTTTCGAGCAAGAAGCCTCAAGAGAAGTCAATGCTTCGGCAGGTCTCATGAATGCAGCAACCACTCAAGCGGATGAAGACGGAAAAGTTAAGCTTTCGCATCAAGTGCGCCACCAAGTTGCGCTTCCGCCTAATTTTGATTACAAACCTATCGGTGAACATAAGAGACAGAACGAGGCTCGTACGTACCCTTTCACACTGGATCCTTTCCAAGACActgcaatttcttgtattgATAGAGGGGAATCGGTTTTAGTCTCTGCTCACACTTCTGCTGGTAAAACAGTGGTTGCCGAATATGCCATCGCTCAATCTTTAAGAGAGAAGCAAAGAGTGATCTATACATCGCCCATCAAGGCCCTTTCAAACCAGAAATATAGAGAGCTACTCGCAGAATTTGGCGATGTGGGTTTGATGACTGGTGACATTACTATTAATCCGGATGCCGGGTGTCTAGTTATGACTACAGAAATTCTACGAAGCATGTTATACAGAGGTAGTGAGGTTATGAGAGAAGTTGCATGGGTCGTTTTCGATGAAGTGCATTATATGAGAGACAAAGAGCGTGGTGTAGTCTGGGAAGAAACAATCATCCTACTGCCGGATAAGGTTCATTACGTCTTTTTGTCGGCTACCATTCCAAATGCTATGGAATTCGCGGAATGGATTTGTAAGATTCACGTTCAACCTTGCCATATCGTTTACACAGATTTTCGTCCTACCCCTCTCCAGCACTATCTATTTCCTGCTCATGGTGAAGGAATATACCTGGTGGTTGACGAAAAGAGCACTTtcagagaagaaaattttcagaaaGCCATGGCGTCTATCAGTAACCAATCCGGAGACGATCCCAACTCTGTGGACTCTAGAGGTAAGAAAGGACAGTCTTTCAAGGGTGGTGCAGCTAAAGGAGATGCGAAAGGTGACATTTACAAAATTGTCAAGATGATATGGAAAAGAAAGTATAACCCAGTCATTGTCTTTTCCTTCAGTAAGCGTGATTGTGAGGAGCTggctttgaagatgtcaaagctagatttcaattctgatgatgagaaagatgCCTTGacaaaaattttcaacaacgCTATTGCATTGTTGCCTGAAGTCGACAGGGAACTACCTCAAATTAAGCACATTTTGCCTCTACTAAGAAGAGGTATTGGTATCCATCATTCAGGTCTTTTACCtattttgaaggaagtGATCGAAATTCTGTTTCAAGAaggtttcttgaaagttctATTCGCAACCGAAACTTTCTCCATTGGTCTAAACATGCCTGCAAAGACTGTTGTGTTTACTTCCGTGAGAAAATGGGATGGGCAGCAATTCCGTTGGGTTTCTGGGGGTGAATATATCCAGATGTCAGGCCGGGCTGGTCGTCGTGGTCTGGACGATCGTGGTATTGTCATCATGATGATCGACGAGAAGATGGAGCCTCAGGTTGCAAAGGGAATGGTTAAGGGACAAGCTGACAGATTGGACTCGGCCTTCCATTTGGGATACAACATGATTCTTAACTTGATGAGAGTTGAAGGTATATCGCCTGAGTTTATGTTGGAGAATTCGTTCTTCCAATTCCAAAATATAGTGTCGGTCCCAGCcatggagaagaaactgatcGAGCTACAAACAGAAGCTGACaagattgaaattgaagacGAAGACAATGTTAAAGAGTTTTATGAGATCAGACAAACATTGGATGGATACAACGAAGACGTTCGTCATGTTATTACTCATCCTGCTAATATATTAAGCTTCCTCCAGCCAGGAAGGATGGTAGAAGTTATGGTCGACAACAAAGATACCTATGGGTGGGCAGTTGTTGTGGATTTTGCCAAGAGAATGAGCAAGCGCGATCCATCCGCAGAATACACCGATCATGAGTCGTACATTGTCAATGTAGTGGTAAACACGATGTATGCTGACTCACCACTAAACCTCATTAAACCGTTCAATCCTAGATTTCCTGAAGGTATTCGCCCTGCCTTAGAAGGGGAGAAAACTGTATGTGCAATCATCCCAATCACTCTGGAATCGATTCGTAGAGTCGGAAATTTGAGACTTTTCATGCCAAAAGACATCAAGGCTAGTGGACAAAAGGAGGTAGTAGGAAAGTCCCTCCAAGAGGTTGCCCGAAGGTTCCCAGATGGCATTCCTCTGATAGATCCAGTTAGGAACATGAAGAtagaagatgatgatttcaCAAAGCTATTAAAAAAGGTTGAAGTATTAGAAAAGAAATTGTTCTCCAATCCTTTGGCAGAGTCTGTCAGGTTGAAAGAACTGTATGAGAACTTCAGTAGGAAGCGTGCTCTGATCGATGAGAcaaagcaattgaaacacAAAATCAGTGAATCACAGGCTGTGATTCAACTAGATGACTTGCGTCGCCGTAAGAGAGTCTTGCGTCGTCTTGGATTTTGCACTCAAAGTGATATCATAGAGTTGAAAGGTAGAGTAGCATGTGAAATTTCTAGTGGTGACGAGCTCCTGTTGACAGAGTtgattttcaatggtaACTTTAACGATTTGACGCCCCAGCAAGCGGCTGCTTTGCTTTCATGTTTCGCGTTCCAAGAACGTTGTAAGGAAGCTCCACGTCTCAAGCCCGAACTAGCTGAACCTCTGAAGGCTATGAGGGAAGCGGCAGCCAAAATTGCCAAGATTATGAAGGATTCCAAGATCGAGGTTGTGGAGAAAGACTATGTTGAGAGCTTTAGACACGAGCTAATGGAAGTCGTCTATGAATGGTGTAAAGGCGCAAGTTTCACCCAAATCTGTAAGATGACAGACGTATATGAGGGTTCGCTGATTAGAATGTTCAAAAGACTGGAAGAGCTTGTCAAAGAGTTGGTCGACGTTGCCAACACGATAGGTAATAGTGCactcaaagaaaagatggaagCAGTGTTGAACCTGATACATAGAGACATTGTCTCAGCAGGTTCTTTGTATCTATGA
- the HSM3 gene encoding Hsm3p (similar to Saccharomyces cerevisiae HSM3 (YBR272C); ancestral locus Anc_1.333) gives MSTNSDESPSAIKNMLDELNGMLECEELPSQINEQLERCILNLTSINKLPVDPKRFLANIKRILVDPKANARLDYDLMLEMLSKIVATSSFEDVLTVFSVEDLVLSLKSGNPSLIKAANQVIARSYPKGLFANSEILDILLDLYFDSSYDISVINSIEHSISNLSSDELVRRRILINNLPPLMVVRKKFESTSMARLLEILNLLCRNMEHSEFIEKLFVVRGDELIKSLDIDVVLFIHIVVYYTNLLNEVDVIEVGGHTHEWLLRYIQPIVPALGDIYAQNDKYPDVKYFARSYLFKFFQKLSYLDDESLFRFLDENYIHISPETRYLTDFLSFVNPSYLSRYYSTLLTRFGTVTPSKLGVIRNLVAHQQSFALIKSHITADAILAMPYMEQMVLLQRVSQYPHSAEYLLNDLPKVMSNLISNGNGEVIESETVALRRETIENLLKYDQSVWHIPLMDEMIKITGGRPRSQVQTSLASSYI, from the coding sequence ATGTCAACTAATAGTGATGAAAGCCCCTCTGCTATAAAGAACATGCTGGATGAGCTAAATGGCATGCTAGAGTGTGAAGAATTACCATCGCAGATTAATGAACAACTGGAGAGATgcattttgaatttgaccTCCATTAATAAACTTCCTGTGGATCCCAAGAGGTTTTTAGCCAATATCAAAAGAATACTCGTTGATCCCAAAGCTAATGCAAGATTAGACTATGATCTGATGTTGGAAATGTTGAGCAAAATCGTTGCGACAAGCTCTTTCGAAGACGTTCTAACGGTTTtttctgttgaagatctcgtcttgtctttgaaatccGGGAACCCCTCTTTGATTAAAGCAGCTAATCAGGTCATCGCGAGATCTTATCCAAAAGGTCTCTTTGCCAACTCAGAGATCCTTGACATTCTACTGGATCTCTATTTTGATTCAAGCTATGATATCTCTGTCATAAATAGCATTGAGCATTCGATATCGAATTTGAGCTCGGATGAACTAGTGAGAAGACGaattttgatcaacaatCTTCCACCACTAATGGTTGTAAGGAAAAAATTTGAGTCAACTTCAATGGCAAGACTGCTGGAAATTTTAAACCTTTTATGCAGAAATATGGAGCATAGTGAATTTATTGAGAAGTTGTTTGTTGTACGGGGAGATGAACTTATAAAATCGTTAGACATAGATGTGGTATTGTTTATTCACATTGTGGTGTATTACACCAATTTACTGAATGAAGTGGACGTAATTGAAGTAGGAGGCCATACACATGAATGGCTTCTCAGATACATACAGCCTATTGTGCCGGCACTTGGCGATATTTATGCCCAGAACGACAAGTATCCTGATGTAAAGTACTTTGCAAGGTCATACcttttcaagttctttcaGAAGTTGTCATATCTCGATGATGAATCCTTATTTCGATTTTTGGATGAGAATTATATCCATATCTCTCCTGAAACGAGATACTTGACTGATTTTCTGTCTTTTGTGAACCCATCGTACCTTTCCAGGTATTACTCGACCCTCTTGACTCGATTTGGGACTGTCACACCCTCTAAACTGGGAGTCATTAGGAACCTGGTAGCTCATCAACAGTCTTTCGCACTGATAAAAAGTCACATTACAGCCGACGCGATTCTAGCCATGCCTTATATGGAACAGATGGTTTTATTGCAACGTGTATCTCAATATCCGCACAGTGCTGAGTATCTGCTGAATGACTTACCAAAAGTGATGTCAAATTTGATCTCTAATGGGAACGGAGAGGTCATTGAATCGGAGACAGTAGCATTGAGAAGAGAGaccattgaaaatttgttAAAGTACGACCAATCTGTATGGCACATCCCATTGATGGATGAAATGATTAAAATTACTGGCGGAAGGCCAAGAAGTCAGGTTCAAACTAGCTTAGCTTCATCTTACATTTAA